One genomic region from Mesorhizobium terrae encodes:
- a CDS encoding methylenetetrahydrofolate reductase C-terminal domain-containing protein, which yields MSETQPTPNKSPAGDTPAAGGVTQATLVRKAAPKSDYKPADVSPQRRVQRSYSVRLWAIRHSKLLEWFYSRFADAFLLLHPLWRGIGYGRVEAPVKFVEKRVKGLMFDCRMCGQCILSSTGMSCPMNCPKQLRNGPCGGVRANGNCEVEPDMPCVWVKAWEGSRNMVKGDAILNVQKPVDQSLRETSAWLRVTAQAAAAREAANNPNTGAPA from the coding sequence ATGTCTGAGACCCAGCCGACACCGAATAAGAGCCCGGCAGGCGATACGCCCGCGGCAGGCGGCGTCACCCAGGCGACGCTGGTGCGCAAGGCGGCGCCGAAAAGCGACTACAAGCCCGCCGACGTGTCGCCGCAGCGACGCGTGCAGCGCTCCTATTCGGTTCGGTTATGGGCAATCCGCCATTCCAAGCTGCTCGAATGGTTCTACAGCCGCTTCGCCGATGCCTTCCTGTTGCTCCATCCGCTGTGGAGGGGCATCGGCTACGGCCGCGTCGAGGCGCCGGTCAAATTCGTCGAGAAGCGTGTGAAAGGCCTGATGTTCGACTGCCGTATGTGTGGCCAGTGCATCCTGTCGTCGACCGGCATGTCCTGCCCGATGAACTGCCCCAAGCAGTTGCGCAACGGCCCTTGCGGCGGCGTACGCGCCAACGGCAATTGCGAAGTCGAGCCCGACATGCCCTGCGTATGGGTCAAGGCCTGGGAAGGCTCGCGCAACATGGTCAAGGGCGATGCCATCCTCAACGTGCAGAAGCCCGTCGACCAGTCACTCAGGGAAACGTCGGCGTGGCTGCGTGTCACCGCACAGGCCGCTGCCGCGCGTGAGGCGGCCAATAACCCCAACACCGGAGCACCAGCATGA
- a CDS encoding virulence factor: MADLIVVYWRDIPAQVIVKKGRQNAKRELPLRFTEAIDMAAMRSGAAETDAYLAEWRKADPIPVGEDLEAEVEKAAAAIDAEYSRERLVALAKAGGKENV, from the coding sequence ATGGCCGATCTGATCGTCGTCTACTGGCGTGACATCCCCGCCCAGGTCATCGTCAAAAAAGGCAGGCAGAACGCCAAGCGCGAATTGCCGTTGCGCTTCACCGAAGCGATCGACATGGCCGCGATGCGTTCGGGCGCGGCCGAGACCGACGCCTATCTCGCGGAATGGCGCAAGGCCGACCCGATCCCTGTCGGCGAGGACCTCGAGGCAGAGGTGGAAAAGGCAGCGGCGGCCATCGACGCGGAGTATAGCCGGGAGCGGCTGGTCGCTCTCGCCAAGGCAGGCGGCAAGGAAAATGTCTGA
- a CDS encoding fatty acid desaturase: MAEIDHRQIIASLSTEDRRDLTEKQDAPGVLRLAAHGGLIVLLAILILLKVPFWPVLMLPLGILIVFLFTLLHETIHETAFRTEKLNRIVAVVSGFLILLPPAWFRYFHFAHHRYTHDPDNDPELMSPKPETIAQYLRYLSGWPYWSGMAKVVTANALGRNSDSFVPEKGRAKVLSEARWFLALYALMFAGSVLLQSTALLWTWIVPVLIGQPFLRTYLLAEHTRCPHVSNMLENTRTTFTTAIVRFVAWNMPYHAEHHSYPAVPFHRLPRFHRIIAEHLRSTERGYVRFHRKLVANLGKPE, from the coding sequence ATGGCTGAGATTGACCACCGGCAGATCATCGCGTCCCTCTCGACCGAGGATCGGCGCGACCTCACCGAAAAACAGGATGCGCCAGGCGTGCTGCGGCTCGCCGCCCATGGCGGGCTGATCGTGCTGCTTGCCATCCTCATCCTGCTCAAGGTGCCGTTCTGGCCCGTTCTGATGCTGCCGCTCGGCATCCTGATCGTCTTCCTGTTCACGCTGCTGCACGAGACCATCCATGAGACGGCGTTCCGCACGGAAAAGCTGAACCGCATCGTTGCGGTTGTTAGCGGCTTCCTCATTCTGTTGCCGCCGGCATGGTTCCGCTATTTCCACTTCGCCCATCACCGCTACACGCACGACCCCGACAACGACCCGGAGCTGATGAGCCCGAAACCGGAGACGATCGCGCAATATCTGCGCTACCTGTCGGGCTGGCCGTATTGGAGCGGCATGGCGAAGGTGGTCACAGCCAATGCGCTCGGTCGAAACAGCGATTCCTTCGTGCCTGAAAAAGGCCGCGCCAAAGTATTGTCCGAGGCTCGCTGGTTCCTCGCTCTCTATGCCCTGATGTTCGCCGGTTCGGTCCTGCTGCAGTCGACGGCACTGCTCTGGACATGGATTGTGCCGGTATTGATCGGCCAGCCGTTCCTGCGCACCTATCTTTTGGCCGAACACACACGCTGCCCGCATGTCTCCAACATGCTGGAGAACACGCGCACCACCTTCACCACGGCAATCGTTCGTTTCGTGGCGTGGAACATGCCCTACCATGCCGAACATCATTCCTACCCGGCGGTGCCGTTCCACCGCCTACCGCGCTTTCACAGGATCATCGCCGAACATCTGCGCTCGACCGAGCGCGGTTATGTGCGCTTCCACCGCAAGCTTGTCGCCAACCTCGGCAAACCTGAGTAG
- a CDS encoding formyl transferase: MSEVAGTAPIVIVTEGGGHIWAIVNAIADRFGPVTVILETPISKWLLLKRRARRQGWISVLGQMGTMVLVRLGKRFGASHVEEIVAEYNLKTEPAPNQHIVQVPSANAPQTVEAIADIRPSVVLLAGCRVLTSETLASIPCPVINYHAGINPKYRGMNGAYWALANNDAQNFGTTVHLVDAGVDTGAVLRHTRGKPEHGDTISSYPLRQAAISRDACIEVIEKVLAGRIEPFDPGLPSRIWFHPTIWSYLWTGIRRGIW; this comes from the coding sequence ATGAGCGAAGTTGCGGGCACCGCGCCCATCGTCATTGTTACCGAGGGCGGCGGACACATCTGGGCGATCGTCAATGCCATTGCCGATCGCTTTGGCCCGGTGACGGTTATTCTGGAAACGCCGATCTCGAAATGGCTGCTGCTTAAGCGCCGTGCCCGCCGGCAGGGCTGGATCTCGGTGCTCGGCCAGATGGGAACCATGGTGCTGGTTCGCCTCGGCAAGCGTTTCGGCGCCAGCCATGTCGAGGAAATCGTAGCTGAATACAATTTGAAGACCGAACCGGCACCGAACCAGCACATCGTGCAGGTGCCTTCCGCCAATGCGCCACAGACGGTCGAAGCCATTGCCGATATCAGACCGAGCGTCGTGTTGCTCGCGGGCTGCCGGGTGCTGACCAGCGAGACACTGGCATCCATCCCCTGCCCGGTCATCAACTATCACGCAGGCATCAACCCGAAGTACCGCGGCATGAACGGCGCCTATTGGGCGCTGGCGAACAACGACGCGCAGAACTTCGGCACCACCGTGCATCTCGTCGACGCCGGCGTCGACACCGGAGCGGTGCTGCGCCACACCCGCGGCAAACCGGAGCATGGCGACACCATCTCGTCCTATCCGCTGCGCCAGGCCGCGATTTCACGCGATGCCTGCATCGAGGTGATCGAGAAGGTGCTGGCCGGTCGCATCGAACCGTTCGATCCTGGCCTGCCTTCGCGAATCTGGTTTCACCCGACGATCTGGTCCTACCTATGGACCGGGATACGGCGTGGCATCTGGTAG
- a CDS encoding DUF4893 domain-containing protein has translation MTLRAIMFAVAATLATGSAHADGTVQKIMTAADKTRLAQYGETRKAALAEAKAGQPAEVKELDEVLARPMVAFSNKDLTGMWQCRTIKAGGLGPLVIYGWFKCRISDDGSGWMLEKTTGSQRTSGRFYDDGEKRSIYLGSGFVAGEKPKRYGAGPKTDQAGYAFRTGANAWRIEFPAPYYESKLDIIEFKR, from the coding sequence ATGACTTTGCGAGCCATCATGTTTGCGGTCGCCGCCACCCTGGCGACCGGCTCCGCCCATGCCGATGGCACCGTGCAGAAGATCATGACTGCCGCCGACAAGACACGGCTCGCCCAATATGGCGAAACCCGAAAAGCTGCCCTGGCGGAAGCGAAGGCGGGCCAGCCCGCCGAGGTGAAGGAACTGGATGAAGTCCTGGCCAGGCCGATGGTCGCTTTCTCCAACAAGGATCTCACCGGCATGTGGCAATGCCGCACCATCAAGGCCGGAGGACTTGGCCCGCTCGTCATCTATGGCTGGTTCAAGTGCCGTATCAGCGACGACGGCTCCGGCTGGATGCTAGAGAAGACTACAGGCTCGCAGCGTACCAGCGGCCGCTTCTACGACGACGGCGAAAAACGCTCGATCTATCTCGGTTCCGGCTTCGTCGCGGGTGAAAAGCCCAAGCGTTATGGCGCCGGACCGAAGACCGATCAGGCCGGCTATGCCTTCCGCACCGGCGCCAATGCCTGGCGGATCGAGTTTCCGGCGCCCTATTACGAATCCAAGCTCGACATCATCGAATTCAAACGCTGA
- a CDS encoding DUF1638 domain-containing protein, which translates to MAARQNLDATTIADAVITKDGEVRATAPLAQRVRVIACGAIAREVLAVCRANNLDHVDLICLPAIWHVYPDKIAPAMREAISKARDEGYRRIFIGYAECGTRGELDKICAEEGIERIGGPHCYAFFSGNDAFAKIVDTEFTAFYLTDLITRQFEAFVIEPLKLDKHPELISMVFGNYTKIVYLAQTEDEDLQKKAKWAADYLGLDYEYRFTGYGDLAPAILAAATR; encoded by the coding sequence ATGGCGGCAAGACAGAACCTCGATGCGACAACCATCGCCGACGCCGTCATCACCAAGGATGGCGAAGTTCGCGCAACCGCGCCGCTTGCCCAGCGCGTGCGCGTCATCGCCTGCGGTGCCATTGCCCGCGAAGTGCTCGCCGTTTGCAGGGCCAACAACCTCGATCACGTCGACCTGATTTGCCTGCCGGCGATCTGGCACGTCTATCCCGACAAGATCGCCCCGGCCATGCGCGAGGCGATCAGCAAGGCACGCGACGAGGGCTACCGGCGTATTTTCATCGGCTATGCTGAATGCGGCACGCGCGGCGAGCTCGACAAGATTTGCGCCGAGGAAGGCATCGAGCGCATCGGCGGCCCACATTGCTACGCTTTCTTCAGCGGCAACGACGCATTTGCCAAGATCGTCGACACCGAATTCACGGCGTTCTACCTGACCGACCTCATCACCCGCCAGTTCGAGGCCTTCGTCATCGAGCCGCTCAAGCTGGACAAGCATCCCGAACTGATCAGCATGGTGTTCGGCAACTATACCAAGATCGTCTATCTGGCGCAGACTGAGGACGAGGATCTCCAGAAAAAGGCGAAATGGGCGGCCGACTATCTGGGCCTCGACTACGAATACCGCTTCACCGGCTATGGCGATCTTGCCCCGGCCATTCTTGCCGCGGCGACCCGCTGA
- a CDS encoding entericidin A/B family lipoprotein → MKLSRIVPLAVIAVALALSGCANTVRGVGKDVKSTAHAVKQTLQ, encoded by the coding sequence ATGAAACTGTCACGCATCGTACCGCTCGCCGTCATCGCCGTGGCACTCGCGTTGTCCGGCTGCGCCAACACGGTCCGCGGCGTCGGCAAGGACGTCAAAAGCACGGCCCACGCTGTCAAGCAAACCCTGCAGTAG
- a CDS encoding corrinoid protein: MSDDEIILSELSDEELVQQMHDDLYDGLKEEIEEGTNILLERGWAPYAVLTEALVEGMRIVGEDFRDGILFVPEVLLSANAMKAGMHILRPLLAATGAPKQGKLVIGTVKGDIHDIGKNLVGMMMEGAGFDVIDLGINNPVEKYLEAIEQHQPDIIGMSALLTTTMPYMKVVIDTMKEKGIRDDYVVLVGGAPLNEEFGKAVGADAYCRDAAVAVETAKDFMKRKHNLRASA, translated from the coding sequence ATGTCCGACGACGAGATCATCCTTTCCGAGCTCTCCGATGAGGAACTTGTGCAGCAGATGCACGACGACCTCTATGACGGTCTGAAGGAGGAAATCGAGGAAGGCACCAACATCCTTCTGGAGCGCGGTTGGGCACCTTACGCGGTGCTTACCGAAGCGCTGGTCGAAGGCATGCGCATCGTCGGCGAGGATTTCCGCGATGGCATCCTGTTCGTGCCGGAAGTGCTTTTGTCGGCCAACGCTATGAAGGCCGGCATGCATATCCTGCGCCCGCTGCTCGCCGCCACCGGCGCGCCGAAGCAGGGCAAGCTGGTCATCGGTACCGTCAAGGGCGATATCCACGACATCGGCAAGAACCTTGTCGGCATGATGATGGAAGGTGCCGGCTTCGACGTCATCGACCTCGGCATCAACAATCCGGTCGAGAAGTATCTCGAGGCGATCGAGCAGCACCAGCCCGACATCATCGGCATGTCGGCTCTGCTCACCACCACCATGCCCTACATGAAGGTGGTCATCGACACGATGAAGGAAAAGGGCATTCGCGACGACTACGTCGTCCTGGTCGGCGGCGCGCCGCTGAACGAGGAATTCGGCAAGGCCGTCGGGGCAGATGCCTATTGCCGCGACGCGGCCGTGGCGGTCGAGACCGCCAAGGACTTCATGAAGCGCAAGCACAATCTGCGCGCTTCCGCCTGA